A genomic region of Burkholderia humptydooensis contains the following coding sequences:
- the arcD gene encoding arginine-ornithine antiporter: protein MKHSVRHPFHPSTPLPAAAPAPQQAAAPRQLPFTLLTALVIGSMIGSGIFSLPQNMASGAGAGAIVIGWAITGIGMLMLALVYQTLAHRKPELDNGVYAYAHASAGDFVGFNSAWGYWVSAWIGNVGYLVIVFGTLGYAFPAFGDGNTRAAVIGASIVLWIMHAVILRGVRGAAILNALTTIAKIVPLVLFVALAALAFQPHRFTTDFWGNVHLPGVLDQVKSTMLITVWVFIGIEGASVYSARAKNRDDVGRATIAGFVVVLLLLMAVSLLSLGIVSQPELAAMKNPSMAGVLEKAIGRTGVAIAGVGLLVSVGGALLAWTLLAAEAMFTPAKDGVMPAFLSRENAHGVPANALWATNGLVQVFLLVTLVSNATYQALISLATSMILVPYLFSAVYALLIAIKGEGYAPGETMRMRDAAIGGVATVYCCWLLYAAGPKYLLLSALLYAPGALLYAWAKRERGERPFKAFEAAILIALVAFALLAGWLVAAGRISL, encoded by the coding sequence ATGAAGCATTCCGTCAGGCATCCGTTCCACCCGTCGACACCGCTTCCGGCGGCCGCTCCCGCGCCGCAGCAGGCGGCCGCGCCGCGCCAGTTGCCGTTCACGCTGCTGACGGCGCTCGTGATCGGCTCAATGATCGGCAGCGGCATCTTCTCGCTGCCGCAGAACATGGCGTCGGGCGCGGGCGCCGGCGCGATCGTGATCGGCTGGGCGATCACGGGCATCGGCATGCTGATGCTCGCGCTCGTCTACCAGACGCTCGCGCACCGCAAGCCCGAGCTCGACAACGGCGTCTACGCGTATGCGCACGCGAGCGCCGGCGACTTCGTCGGCTTCAATTCCGCGTGGGGCTACTGGGTCAGCGCGTGGATCGGCAACGTCGGCTATCTGGTGATCGTGTTCGGCACGCTCGGCTACGCGTTTCCCGCATTCGGCGACGGCAACACGCGCGCCGCGGTGATCGGCGCGTCGATCGTGCTGTGGATCATGCATGCGGTGATCCTGCGCGGCGTGCGCGGCGCGGCAATCCTCAACGCGCTGACGACGATCGCGAAGATCGTGCCGCTCGTGCTGTTCGTCGCGCTCGCCGCGCTCGCGTTCCAGCCGCACCGATTCACGACCGACTTCTGGGGCAACGTCCACCTGCCAGGCGTGCTCGACCAGGTGAAGAGCACGATGCTGATCACGGTCTGGGTGTTCATCGGCATCGAGGGCGCGAGCGTCTATTCGGCGCGCGCGAAGAACCGCGACGACGTCGGCCGCGCGACCATCGCCGGCTTCGTCGTCGTGCTGCTGTTGCTGATGGCCGTGTCGCTGCTGTCGCTCGGGATCGTGTCGCAGCCGGAGCTCGCCGCGATGAAGAATCCGTCGATGGCGGGCGTCCTCGAAAAGGCGATCGGCCGCACGGGCGTCGCGATCGCGGGCGTCGGGCTGCTGGTGTCGGTGGGCGGCGCGCTGCTCGCATGGACGCTGCTCGCCGCCGAGGCGATGTTCACGCCGGCGAAGGACGGCGTGATGCCGGCCTTCCTGTCGCGCGAGAACGCGCACGGCGTGCCCGCCAACGCGCTGTGGGCGACGAACGGCCTCGTGCAGGTGTTCCTGCTCGTCACGCTCGTATCGAACGCGACCTATCAGGCGCTGATCTCGCTCGCGACGTCGATGATCCTCGTACCGTATCTGTTCTCCGCGGTGTATGCGCTCCTCATCGCGATCAAGGGCGAAGGCTATGCGCCCGGCGAGACGATGCGCATGCGCGACGCGGCGATCGGCGGAGTCGCGACCGTCTACTGCTGCTGGCTGCTGTATGCGGCAGGCCCGAAGTATCTGCTGCTGAGCGCCCTGCTCTACGCGCCGGGCGCGCTGCTGTACGCGTGGGCGAAGCGCGAGCGCGGCGAGCGGCCCTTCAAGGCGTTCGAAGCGGCGATCCTGATCGCACTCGTCGCGTTTGCCTTGCTCGCGGGCTGGCTCGTCGCGGCCGGCCGGATCAGCCTGTAG